One segment of Patulibacter sp. SYSU D01012 DNA contains the following:
- a CDS encoding electron transfer flavoprotein subunit beta/FixA family protein yields the protein MTKIVVLVKEVPDAAVQKQVDTSTGLLDRSGEKTLNPFDTHAIEAALQLKESGALPVDEVVAVTVGPDSAVKALQKAVSLGADRSVHLTDPGLAASDVVATGYALAEIVKRENPDLVLAGQQSDDGQSYAVGAVVAEHLGWPALTQVIKLEADGTTLTCERQAEYGYDTVKVQLPAVISVGDAINEPRYPSLKAIMGAKKKPLESLSLADAGIDASKVGEEGRKAVWQAAKEPPAKAPGEIIEDEDTAQTVEKIVTWLDDRKLI from the coding sequence GTGACCAAGATCGTCGTCCTGGTGAAAGAGGTACCGGACGCGGCCGTTCAGAAGCAGGTCGACACGTCCACCGGTCTCCTGGACCGCAGCGGCGAGAAGACCCTGAACCCGTTCGACACGCACGCGATCGAGGCGGCGCTGCAGCTCAAGGAGAGCGGCGCCCTGCCCGTCGACGAGGTCGTCGCCGTGACCGTCGGCCCCGACAGCGCCGTGAAGGCCCTGCAGAAGGCCGTCTCGCTGGGCGCCGATCGCTCCGTGCACCTGACGGACCCGGGCCTCGCCGCGTCGGACGTCGTCGCCACGGGCTACGCGCTCGCCGAGATCGTCAAGCGCGAGAACCCCGACCTGGTCCTCGCCGGCCAGCAGTCCGACGACGGCCAGTCCTACGCCGTCGGCGCGGTCGTCGCCGAGCACCTCGGCTGGCCCGCGCTCACGCAGGTCATCAAGCTCGAGGCCGACGGCACGACGCTGACCTGCGAGCGTCAGGCCGAGTACGGCTACGACACCGTGAAGGTCCAGCTCCCGGCGGTCATCTCCGTCGGCGACGCCATCAACGAGCCGCGCTACCCGTCGCTCAAGGCGATCATGGGCGCGAAGAAGAAGCCGCTCGAGTCGCTCTCGCTGGCCGACGCCGGCATCGACGCCTCGAAGGTCGGCGAGGAGGGCCGCAAGGCCGTCTGGCAGGCCGCGAAGGAGCCGCCGGCGAAGGCGCCCGGCGAGATCATCGAGGACGAGGACACCGCCCAGACGGTCGAGAAGATCGTCACCTGGCTCGACGACAGGAAGCTGATCTGA
- a CDS encoding transglycosylase family protein, with protein sequence MSTPRDLGSTDRWTHSLRVSQARRAAAAKMRTWSRRRRVTASTLAVAVLGFGGVAAAQTTTGGSDGGSGSAQTASAGFSLKAVQGKLGVTADGQMGPQTRRAIRSFQRKNGLQVDGVVGPQTLKALGLAAGASTRSATTKTAAASSSSGTANATLEKIAACESGGDPSAVSSNGTYRGKYQFSRQTWRAYGGSGDPAAASEAEQDRIAAKLLAAEGTKPWPVCGK encoded by the coding sequence GTGAGCACACCTCGCGATCTCGGGTCCACCGACCGGTGGACCCACTCCCTGCGCGTGTCACAGGCGCGCCGGGCCGCCGCCGCCAAGATGCGGACCTGGAGCCGACGCCGACGCGTCACGGCGTCGACGCTGGCCGTCGCCGTCCTGGGCTTCGGGGGCGTCGCCGCCGCGCAGACGACCACGGGCGGCAGCGACGGCGGGTCCGGGTCGGCGCAGACCGCGTCGGCCGGCTTCTCGCTGAAGGCCGTCCAGGGCAAGCTCGGCGTCACCGCCGACGGCCAGATGGGCCCCCAGACCCGCCGCGCCATCCGCTCCTTCCAGCGCAAGAACGGCCTGCAGGTCGACGGCGTCGTCGGCCCGCAGACGCTGAAGGCGCTCGGCCTCGCCGCCGGCGCGTCGACGCGGTCGGCGACGACGAAGACGGCGGCCGCGTCGTCGTCCTCGGGCACGGCGAACGCCACCCTCGAGAAGATCGCCGCGTGCGAGTCGGGCGGCGACCCGTCCGCGGTGTCGTCGAACGGCACGTACCGCGGCAAGTACCAGTTCTCCCGCCAGACGTGGCGGGCCTACGGCGGCAGCGGCGATCCCGCCGCGGCCTCCGAGGCGGAGCAGGACCGCATCGCGGCGAAGCTGCTCGCGGCCGAGGGCACGAAGCCCTGGCCCGTGTGCGGGAAGTGA
- a CDS encoding type B 50S ribosomal protein L31, whose protein sequence is MKNDIHPEYAPVVFRDQGAGATFLTRSTVKSSKTIELDGETYPVIDVELSSASHPFYTGKQKIVDTAGRVERFRRRAAKRQAEDAASE, encoded by the coding sequence ATGAAGAACGACATCCACCCCGAGTACGCGCCCGTGGTGTTCCGGGACCAGGGTGCCGGGGCCACCTTCCTGACCCGCTCCACCGTCAAGAGCTCGAAGACGATCGAGCTCGACGGCGAGACGTACCCCGTCATCGACGTGGAGCTCTCGTCCGCGTCGCACCCGTTCTACACGGGCAAGCAGAAGATCGTCGACACCGCCGGTCGCGTCGAGCGCTTCCGCCGCCGTGCCGCGAAGCGCCAGGCCGAGGACGCCGCGAGCGAGTAG
- a CDS encoding HAD-IB family hydrolase: MSAVDPTGPPPADGRSSSTGVAAPAAAPSPAQPEGGGPTGVRAAAFFDLDKTLVAGSSGFHWARAAAAHGLISRRRLAADAYENLKFRLVGSTDEGTRQVWERISAFIAGQRVRDFERLAPRVLAGVLPRLYPEMLALAWEHQDAGRPVYIVTASAQDTAELIAHVLAFDGAVGAPLEAVDGRYTGRLAGPMTYREGKVRAIERLAEQDGLDLAASWAYSDSESDLPMLRAVGHPVAVNPDRELARVARAEGWETLRLERIGSRLRTGVAVAAVAALGGLGRAAATGRPVPDGRRRG; the protein is encoded by the coding sequence GTGTCCGCCGTCGACCCGACCGGCCCGCCGCCCGCCGACGGGCGCTCCTCGTCCACCGGCGTCGCTGCGCCGGCCGCGGCGCCGTCCCCCGCCCAGCCGGAGGGCGGCGGTCCGACCGGCGTCCGCGCGGCCGCGTTCTTCGACCTGGACAAGACGCTCGTCGCGGGCTCCTCCGGCTTCCACTGGGCCCGCGCCGCCGCCGCGCACGGCCTGATCTCGCGCCGGCGCCTGGCCGCGGACGCGTACGAGAACCTCAAGTTCCGCCTGGTCGGCTCCACGGACGAGGGCACCCGCCAGGTGTGGGAGCGGATCTCGGCCTTCATCGCCGGCCAGCGGGTGCGCGACTTCGAGCGCCTGGCCCCGCGGGTGCTCGCCGGCGTGCTGCCGCGGCTGTACCCGGAGATGCTCGCCCTCGCGTGGGAGCACCAGGACGCCGGCCGGCCCGTCTACATCGTGACGGCGTCCGCGCAGGACACCGCCGAGCTGATCGCGCACGTCCTGGCCTTCGACGGCGCCGTCGGCGCGCCGCTCGAGGCGGTCGACGGCCGCTACACCGGGCGGCTGGCCGGCCCGATGACGTACCGCGAGGGCAAGGTCCGGGCGATCGAGCGGCTCGCCGAGCAGGACGGTCTGGACCTGGCCGCCTCGTGGGCGTACTCCGACTCGGAGTCCGACCTGCCGATGCTGCGCGCGGTCGGCCATCCCGTCGCGGTCAACCCCGACCGCGAGCTCGCCCGGGTGGCGCGCGCCGAGGGGTGGGAGACGCTGCGCCTGGAGCGCATCGGCTCCCGGCTGCGCACCGGGGTCGCGGTGGCGGCCGTCGCGGCGCTCGGGGGCCTGGGCCGCGCGGCCGCCACGGGCCGCCCGGTGCCGGACGGTCGTCGCCGCGGGTGA
- a CDS encoding MarR family transcriptional regulator: MPDPLRIDPIGEARRHWTDRWGPEPARPMAAVTSVMRVQQILLAQLNALLRDHGLTFPRYEALMLLSFTREGALPLGKLGERLQVHRTSVTNIVDKLEQDGFVRRVPHASDRRATLAEITPAGRDVAAAATDDLNAAAFAFSALPADDQERLTTMLETVRRAAGDFTGDAPPAAG, translated from the coding sequence GTGCCCGACCCGCTGCGCATCGACCCCATCGGCGAGGCGCGGCGCCACTGGACCGACCGCTGGGGCCCCGAGCCCGCGCGTCCGATGGCCGCCGTCACCTCGGTCATGCGGGTCCAGCAGATCCTCCTGGCGCAGCTCAACGCGCTGCTCCGCGACCACGGCCTCACGTTCCCGCGCTACGAGGCGCTGATGCTGCTGTCGTTCACGCGCGAGGGCGCGCTGCCGCTGGGCAAGCTCGGCGAGCGCCTGCAGGTCCACCGCACGAGCGTCACGAACATCGTCGACAAGCTCGAGCAGGACGGCTTCGTGCGCCGCGTGCCGCACGCGTCCGACCGTCGCGCGACGCTCGCCGAGATCACCCCGGCGGGCCGCGACGTCGCCGCGGCGGCGACGGACGACCTGAACGCCGCGGCGTTCGCCTTCTCGGCCCTGCCCGCCGACGACCAGGAGCGGCTGACGACGATGCTCGAGACCGTGCGCCGCGCGGCGGGGGACTTCACCGGGGACGCGCCGCCCGCCGCCGGCTGA
- a CDS encoding FtsX-like permease family protein, protein MSALAFALRIWRRDRTTRRGAALTAAAIGVAAALIVALAAVPGALERRADRVAWRGGDPSELVETHTTALDPRTAPVLVSTTAYEVGGRTIQQIGIATRRRIAPPAGLPRVPAPGEVLVSPAVHRLLDGPDGDALRASLPGRVVGTVGDAALTGPEERVVVAGLRPAALAGIVSDTNGTTVAAVGALRGATAEAAPFYVALVWIALALLVLPTVALAMQIARLLATRREERTAALQLVGADPVWTLRAAVAETALAAAAGALVGVLVGLPVARFALVHVSFNGTTWFAGDLTSPTAIVLAALLGLPALTALGTAVAQRRTGGALGTIQRHRPKPLSPARLLLLPVAATAMVWGLRSLDGEGTVLPLLIALASVVLATSVVGPWVVLAFGQVIRTLWRRPATLLAARRMIDEPRAVWRIASGPVLAAFVAATMLGAAPTMEDAQDVTATPFGERHLVVPLDARQAPDAAAAVARRLGPGARVGLYPTGADGTSAPLSARAARREAEVDLVIATGRDAGARDRAAAAVARELPGAGAAGAGRTDPRIGIVRTIFAGAAGTLVLASLLAALATAVTSVGSVLDRRRTLAALRMAGTPVGVLRRTMQREVALPTVLGVVLSGAAGALFSAALITVGGSDPIDVLNLPLVAALAVGAGLPVLAVRAAGTTIERVTDGGPAAE, encoded by the coding sequence ATGAGCGCGCTCGCGTTCGCGCTGCGGATCTGGCGGCGCGACCGGACGACCCGGCGCGGCGCGGCGCTGACGGCGGCGGCGATCGGCGTCGCCGCCGCCCTGATCGTGGCGCTCGCCGCGGTCCCCGGCGCGCTCGAGCGGCGGGCCGACCGCGTCGCCTGGCGCGGCGGCGACCCGAGCGAGCTGGTCGAGACGCACACGACGGCCCTCGACCCCCGGACCGCCCCGGTGCTGGTGTCGACGACGGCGTACGAGGTCGGCGGCCGCACGATCCAGCAGATCGGGATCGCCACCCGTCGGCGGATCGCGCCGCCCGCCGGCCTGCCGCGGGTGCCCGCGCCCGGCGAGGTCCTCGTCTCCCCCGCCGTCCACCGGCTGCTCGACGGGCCGGACGGCGACGCCCTCCGCGCCTCGCTGCCGGGCCGGGTCGTCGGGACGGTCGGCGACGCCGCGCTCACGGGCCCCGAGGAGCGCGTCGTGGTGGCCGGCCTGCGTCCAGCGGCGCTGGCCGGGATCGTGAGCGACACGAACGGCACGACCGTGGCCGCCGTGGGCGCCCTGCGGGGCGCGACGGCCGAGGCCGCGCCGTTCTACGTCGCCCTCGTGTGGATCGCGCTGGCGCTGCTCGTCCTGCCGACCGTCGCGCTCGCGATGCAGATCGCGCGCCTCCTCGCCACGCGGCGGGAGGAGCGGACGGCCGCGCTGCAGCTCGTCGGCGCGGATCCGGTGTGGACGCTGCGGGCCGCCGTCGCCGAGACGGCCCTGGCGGCCGCCGCCGGCGCGCTCGTCGGCGTGCTCGTCGGGCTGCCGGTGGCGCGGTTCGCCCTCGTCCACGTGTCGTTCAACGGCACGACGTGGTTCGCGGGCGACCTGACCAGCCCCACGGCGATCGTGCTGGCGGCGCTCCTCGGGCTGCCGGCGCTCACGGCGCTGGGCACCGCGGTCGCGCAGCGCCGCACGGGCGGGGCCCTGGGCACGATCCAGCGGCATCGCCCGAAGCCCCTGAGCCCCGCGCGCCTGCTGCTGCTGCCCGTCGCCGCGACGGCGATGGTCTGGGGTCTGCGGTCGCTGGACGGCGAGGGCACGGTGCTCCCGCTGCTGATCGCCCTCGCCTCCGTCGTCCTGGCGACGAGCGTCGTCGGCCCGTGGGTGGTGCTGGCGTTCGGCCAGGTCATCCGGACGCTCTGGCGGCGACCCGCGACCCTGCTCGCCGCCCGCCGGATGATCGACGAGCCGCGCGCCGTCTGGCGGATCGCGAGCGGCCCGGTGCTGGCCGCGTTCGTCGCCGCGACGATGCTCGGGGCGGCCCCGACCATGGAGGACGCGCAGGACGTCACCGCGACGCCGTTCGGCGAGCGCCACCTCGTCGTCCCGCTCGACGCCCGCCAGGCCCCGGACGCCGCGGCGGCGGTCGCCCGGCGGCTCGGCCCCGGCGCCCGCGTCGGCCTGTACCCCACCGGCGCCGACGGGACGTCCGCCCCGCTCTCCGCCCGCGCCGCGCGGCGGGAGGCGGAGGTCGACCTGGTGATCGCGACCGGCCGCGACGCGGGGGCGCGCGACCGCGCCGCGGCGGCGGTGGCCCGCGAGCTGCCGGGCGCCGGCGCGGCCGGAGCCGGCCGCACGGACCCGCGCATCGGGATCGTCCGGACGATCTTCGCCGGCGCGGCCGGGACGCTCGTGCTGGCGTCCCTGCTCGCGGCGCTCGCCACCGCGGTCACGTCCGTCGGATCGGTCCTGGACCGCCGCCGGACCCTCGCGGCGCTGCGCATGGCGGGCACGCCCGTCGGGGTGCTGCGGCGCACGATGCAGCGCGAGGTGGCGCTGCCGACGGTGCTCGGCGTCGTGCTGTCCGGCGCGGCGGGCGCGCTCTTCTCGGCCGCCCTGATCACCGTCGGCGGGTCCGACCCGATCGACGTGCTCAACCTGCCGCTCGTCGCCGCGCTCGCCGTCGGCGCCGGCCTGCCGGTCCTCGCCGTCCGGGCCGCCGGCACGACGATCGAGCGCGTCACGGACGGCGGCCCCGCCGCGGAGTGA
- a CDS encoding biotin transporter BioY — MSAATATGTLAPRTVLADALPGARTRDAALVVGGALLTALLAQVTVPMTPVPMTGQTLAVGLVGATLGLRRGVLSMLLYVVMGFVLPVYADGASGIATLWGATGGYLVGFLLATAVIGRLAERGADRKVHLAFLAFVLAQAVIFVPGVLVLQAVTGMAWADAIHSGFTVFIVGGLVKAAVGGLVLPSAWQLVRRVER, encoded by the coding sequence ATGAGCGCTGCCACCGCTACGGGCACCCTCGCCCCCCGCACCGTCCTCGCCGACGCCCTACCGGGCGCCCGCACCCGCGACGCCGCCCTGGTCGTCGGCGGCGCGCTGCTGACCGCGCTGCTCGCGCAGGTCACCGTGCCGATGACGCCGGTCCCGATGACGGGCCAGACGCTGGCCGTCGGCCTCGTCGGTGCCACGCTCGGCCTGCGCCGCGGCGTCCTCTCCATGCTGCTCTACGTCGTCATGGGCTTCGTGCTGCCGGTCTACGCCGACGGCGCCTCCGGCATCGCGACGCTGTGGGGCGCCACGGGCGGCTACCTCGTCGGCTTCCTGCTCGCCACCGCCGTCATCGGCCGCCTCGCCGAGCGCGGCGCCGATCGCAAGGTGCACCTGGCGTTCCTCGCCTTCGTCCTCGCGCAGGCCGTGATCTTCGTCCCGGGCGTCCTGGTGCTGCAGGCCGTCACCGGCATGGCGTGGGCCGACGCGATCCACTCCGGCTTCACGGTCTTCATCGTCGGCGGCCTGGTGAAGGCCGCCGTCGGCGGCCTCGTGCTGCCGTCCGCCTGGCAGCTCGTCCGCCGCGTCGAGCGCTGA
- a CDS encoding electron transfer flavoprotein subunit alpha/FixB family protein, which translates to MTNILVYALHHEGAVNKNALGAISAAAKAAGELGGEAHALFVGEDVADDVAGSVGSYGATKVFRAKAPAGLAQPIVDALDAVLSQGDYGYVLFGGGLLGFEAGAAIAARRGGGIGVEITGIRVEGGELVAERPILGDTQISDITFRGLGVIASRLNAFEPVQSGSPVAVEDIDVTLSDASAKVEIVTRGEQRGADVNIEDAQVLVTGGRGLGSAENFSVAEDLASAFGGTAAVAATRAAVDAGWFPYAGQIGQTGKTVAPKLYLGLGVSGAIQHKVGMQSADNIVAINKDGNAPIFEFADLGVVGDLHAIAPALAEAIKAKKG; encoded by the coding sequence ATGACGAACATCCTGGTCTACGCGCTGCACCACGAGGGCGCGGTCAACAAGAACGCGCTCGGCGCGATCTCCGCCGCGGCGAAGGCCGCCGGCGAGCTCGGCGGCGAGGCCCACGCGCTGTTCGTCGGCGAGGACGTCGCGGACGACGTCGCCGGCTCCGTCGGCAGCTACGGCGCCACGAAGGTCTTCCGGGCGAAGGCGCCGGCGGGCCTGGCGCAGCCGATCGTCGACGCGCTCGACGCCGTGCTCTCGCAGGGCGACTACGGCTACGTGCTCTTCGGCGGCGGCCTGCTCGGCTTCGAGGCCGGCGCCGCCATCGCCGCCCGTCGCGGCGGCGGCATCGGCGTCGAGATCACCGGCATCCGCGTCGAGGGCGGCGAGCTCGTCGCCGAGCGCCCGATCCTCGGCGACACCCAGATCTCGGACATCACGTTCCGGGGCCTCGGCGTGATCGCCTCGCGCCTGAACGCCTTCGAGCCGGTCCAGTCCGGGTCGCCGGTGGCGGTCGAGGACATCGACGTCACGCTCTCCGACGCCTCCGCGAAGGTCGAGATCGTCACCCGCGGCGAGCAGCGCGGCGCCGACGTCAACATCGAGGACGCGCAGGTGCTGGTCACCGGCGGCCGCGGCCTGGGCTCGGCGGAGAACTTCTCCGTCGCCGAGGACCTGGCGAGCGCCTTCGGCGGCACCGCCGCCGTCGCCGCCACCCGCGCGGCCGTCGACGCCGGCTGGTTCCCGTACGCCGGCCAGATCGGCCAGACGGGCAAGACCGTCGCGCCGAAGCTCTACCTGGGCCTGGGCGTCTCGGGCGCGATCCAGCACAAGGTCGGCATGCAGTCGGCCGACAACATCGTCGCGATCAACAAGGACGGCAACGCGCCGATCTTCGAGTTCGCGGACCTCGGCGTGGTGGGCGACCTCCACGCCATCGCCCCGGCGCTGGCCGAGGCCATCAAGGCGAAGAAGGGCTAG
- a CDS encoding electron-transfer flavoprotein:ubiquinone oxidoreductase: protein MAASHHGGVAPSEFPPPVDVAREFVAAPTDPEDERIEVGVAIVGGGPAGLACANRLLQLLADEPELLESLGEVPVAVIEKGKVCGAHNMSGAVMNPGPFKTLFPDVDIASTPFAYTEVEDDGAVWFRSESKALELKPTPPNFANHGNWVISISQLCRWLAEQAEEAGAYILTETAAAKLLVEGDAVVGIRTGDKGRGKQGEELRNFEPGMDMTAKATVLAEGTWGHLTGAAVKRFDLSAGKQPATWEIGAKEVWKVKKPHSKVVHTFGWPARPQKKHQEAGGGWIYPLGDDQVSIGYVIPLHTPDATVSVHDMLQAFKAHPYVREVLEGGERTAWGAKAIQAGGYKSMPKLSMPGAVIAGEAASMVDMARLKGVHLGIEAGRLAAEEIFAQLKAGSNDLTGYEAAIESSLVGETLRAVQNNRPLLDAHSLPVGAALSGLDFVTKGKLPPGSPKLHRDAEVEVGVPDSGAMKDRYPKPDGKYFFDKLSSVFITGNATRDDAPSHIRVEKHVKREVAEAWAWMCPAGVYEIEDDQPAEGFVDVTVNYTNCVQCGAITARGGRLTPPEGGDGPAYQIT from the coding sequence ATGGCTGCTTCCCACCACGGCGGCGTCGCTCCGTCGGAGTTCCCGCCCCCGGTCGACGTCGCCCGGGAGTTCGTCGCCGCGCCGACGGACCCCGAGGACGAGCGCATCGAGGTCGGCGTCGCCATCGTGGGCGGCGGCCCCGCCGGCCTGGCCTGCGCCAACCGGCTCCTGCAGCTCCTGGCCGACGAGCCGGAGCTGCTGGAGTCGCTCGGCGAGGTCCCCGTGGCCGTCATCGAGAAGGGCAAGGTGTGCGGCGCGCACAACATGTCCGGCGCGGTGATGAACCCGGGGCCGTTCAAGACGCTGTTCCCGGACGTCGACATCGCCTCGACGCCCTTCGCCTACACCGAGGTGGAGGACGACGGCGCGGTCTGGTTCCGCTCCGAGAGCAAGGCGCTCGAGCTCAAGCCGACCCCGCCGAACTTCGCCAACCACGGCAACTGGGTCATCTCGATCTCGCAGCTCTGCCGCTGGCTCGCCGAGCAGGCCGAGGAGGCCGGCGCGTACATCCTCACGGAGACCGCCGCCGCGAAGCTGCTCGTCGAGGGCGACGCCGTCGTCGGCATCCGCACCGGCGACAAGGGCCGCGGCAAGCAGGGCGAGGAGCTGCGCAACTTCGAGCCCGGCATGGACATGACGGCGAAGGCCACGGTCCTCGCCGAGGGCACCTGGGGCCACCTGACCGGCGCCGCCGTCAAGCGCTTCGACCTCTCCGCCGGCAAGCAGCCGGCGACGTGGGAGATCGGCGCGAAGGAGGTCTGGAAGGTCAAGAAGCCGCACTCCAAGGTGGTGCACACCTTCGGCTGGCCCGCGCGTCCGCAGAAGAAGCACCAGGAGGCCGGCGGCGGCTGGATCTACCCGCTCGGCGACGACCAGGTCTCCATCGGCTACGTCATCCCGCTGCACACGCCGGACGCCACGGTGTCCGTCCACGACATGCTGCAGGCGTTCAAGGCGCACCCGTACGTCCGGGAGGTCCTCGAGGGCGGCGAGCGCACCGCCTGGGGCGCGAAGGCGATCCAGGCCGGCGGCTACAAGTCGATGCCGAAGCTGTCGATGCCCGGCGCTGTGATCGCCGGCGAGGCCGCGTCGATGGTCGACATGGCGCGCCTGAAGGGCGTGCACCTGGGCATCGAGGCCGGCCGCCTGGCGGCGGAGGAGATCTTCGCGCAGCTCAAGGCCGGGTCGAACGACCTGACCGGCTACGAGGCCGCGATCGAGTCCTCGCTCGTCGGCGAGACCCTGCGGGCCGTGCAGAACAACCGTCCGCTGCTCGACGCGCACTCGCTGCCGGTCGGCGCCGCGCTGTCGGGGCTCGACTTCGTGACGAAGGGCAAGCTGCCGCCCGGCAGCCCGAAGCTGCACCGCGACGCCGAGGTCGAGGTCGGGGTGCCGGACTCGGGCGCGATGAAGGACCGCTACCCGAAGCCGGACGGCAAGTACTTCTTCGACAAGCTCTCGTCGGTGTTCATCACGGGCAACGCGACCCGCGACGACGCCCCGAGCCACATCCGCGTCGAGAAGCACGTCAAGCGCGAGGTCGCCGAGGCGTGGGCCTGGATGTGTCCCGCCGGCGTGTACGAGATCGAGGACGACCAGCCGGCGGAGGGCTTCGTCGACGTGACGGTCAACTACACGAACTGCGTGCAGTGCGGCGCCATCACGGCCCGCGGCGGCCGCCTGACGCCGCCCGAGGGCGGCGACGGCCCGGCGTACCAGATCACCTGA
- a CDS encoding ABC transporter ATP-binding protein, producing the protein MLPDAPGPGAGTPPLLTGRGLTKGYGGAPVLHGVDVDVHRGRALAIVGPSGSGKSTLLHVLAAVLPPDDGAVVLEGRRIDDRGERARAALRRSTFGFVFQQGLLVPELDADENVALPMLLGGASRGPALRTAREWLGRLGIGDLVARRPGEMSGGQMQRVAVARALAHGPAIVFADEPTGALDTDTAAETADLLFATVRESGSALVVITHDLALAARADDAVSIRRGALEPVVLEPATVAA; encoded by the coding sequence ATGCTCCCTGACGCTCCCGGCCCCGGCGCCGGCACCCCTCCGCTCCTGACCGGTCGCGGCCTGACGAAGGGCTACGGCGGCGCGCCCGTCCTGCATGGCGTCGACGTCGACGTCCACCGCGGGCGCGCGCTGGCGATCGTCGGCCCGTCCGGGTCGGGCAAGTCGACGCTGCTCCACGTCCTCGCGGCCGTCCTGCCGCCCGACGACGGCGCGGTCGTGCTCGAGGGGCGGCGGATCGACGACCGCGGCGAGCGTGCCCGCGCCGCCCTGCGCCGCAGCACGTTCGGCTTCGTCTTCCAGCAGGGCCTGCTCGTCCCCGAGCTGGACGCCGACGAGAACGTCGCGCTGCCGATGCTGCTCGGCGGCGCATCGCGCGGCCCGGCGCTCCGCACGGCCCGCGAGTGGCTCGGCCGGCTGGGCATCGGCGACCTCGTCGCCCGCCGCCCGGGCGAGATGTCGGGCGGGCAGATGCAGCGCGTGGCCGTCGCCCGCGCCCTCGCCCACGGGCCCGCGATCGTGTTCGCCGACGAGCCGACCGGCGCGCTCGACACCGACACGGCGGCGGAGACCGCCGACCTGCTCTTCGCGACCGTGCGCGAGTCCGGGTCGGCGCTCGTCGTCATCACGCACGACCTGGCCCTGGCGGCCCGCGCCGACGACGCCGTGTCCATCCGGCGCGGCGCGCTCGAGCCCGTCGTCCTCGAGCCCGCGACGGTGGCCGCATGA
- a CDS encoding DUF1385 domain-containing protein → MTRHGPVGPHPRAAARPQDAPVGGQAVVEGVMMRGVRTWALAVRRPHPEQLVDGVLPAGEPALGDIAVAVHPFSSALTRHRLLRLPVLRGVVALGEALRIGFRALRMAADAQSADDAPEIGRGSWLLAGLGGLAIAVGLFFLAPVGLTSLLQDVLGEGLLFWLVEGVVRTAIFLAYLVLVTRMADMRRVFEYHGAEHQTIACYEAGLALTPENASRFSRLHPRCGTSFLLIAMIVAIFVFAPVGTPALPWLLASRVVGIPLVVGVAFELLKLAGRYRHVPLVAALTWPGLQLQRLTTRTPDRDQLQVAIAALATVLDREDPRAASARERVGAEVAA, encoded by the coding sequence GTGACCCGGCACGGGCCCGTCGGCCCCCACCCGCGCGCGGCCGCGCGCCCGCAGGACGCTCCCGTCGGCGGTCAGGCGGTCGTCGAGGGCGTGATGATGCGCGGCGTCCGGACGTGGGCGCTCGCCGTCCGCCGCCCGCACCCCGAGCAGCTCGTCGACGGCGTGCTGCCCGCCGGCGAGCCCGCGCTCGGCGACATCGCCGTGGCGGTGCACCCGTTCTCTTCCGCGCTCACCCGCCACCGCCTGCTGCGGCTGCCCGTGCTGCGCGGCGTCGTCGCGCTCGGCGAGGCGCTGCGGATCGGCTTCCGCGCCCTGCGGATGGCCGCGGACGCGCAGAGCGCCGACGACGCGCCCGAGATCGGCCGCGGGTCGTGGCTCCTGGCGGGGCTCGGCGGGCTGGCGATCGCGGTCGGCCTGTTCTTCCTCGCGCCCGTCGGCCTGACCAGCCTGCTGCAGGACGTGCTGGGGGAGGGCCTGCTGTTCTGGCTCGTCGAGGGCGTGGTGCGCACCGCGATCTTCCTCGCCTACCTCGTCCTCGTCACGCGGATGGCGGACATGCGGCGCGTCTTCGAGTACCACGGGGCCGAGCACCAGACCATCGCCTGCTACGAGGCGGGCCTCGCGCTGACGCCGGAGAACGCGTCGCGCTTCAGCCGGCTGCATCCCCGCTGCGGCACGAGCTTCCTGCTCATCGCGATGATCGTGGCGATCTTCGTCTTCGCGCCCGTGGGGACCCCGGCGCTGCCGTGGCTGCTGGCCAGCCGCGTCGTCGGCATCCCGCTCGTGGTGGGCGTCGCGTTCGAGCTGCTGAAGCTGGCGGGCCGCTACCGCCACGTGCCGCTCGTGGCGGCGCTGACGTGGCCGGGGCTGCAGCTCCAGCGCCTGACGACGCGGACGCCGGACCGCGACCAGCTGCAGGTCGCCATCGCCGCCCTGGCGACCGTCCTGGACCGCGAGGACCCGCGCGCCGCCAGCGCGCGCGAGCGCGTCGGCGCCGAGGTCGCGGCGTAG